From the genome of Geobacter sp. SVR, one region includes:
- the groL gene encoding chaperonin GroEL (60 kDa chaperone family; promotes refolding of misfolded polypeptides especially under stressful conditions; forms two stacked rings of heptamers to form a barrel-shaped 14mer; ends can be capped by GroES; misfolded proteins enter the barrel where they are refolded when GroES binds), translated as MAAKIIKFDQDGRNAILKGVNTLADAVKVTLGPKGRNVVIDKSFGAPLITKDGVTVAKEIELDDKFENMGAQLVKEVASKTSDVAGDGTTTATVLAQAIYRQGSKLVAAGHNPMEIKRGIDKAVETIVAELQKISKPIKDHKEIAQVGTISANNDKTIGDIIAEAMEKVGKEGVITVEEAKSMDTTLETVEGMQFDRGYLSPYFVSDPERMEAALENALILIHDKKISNMKDLLPVLEQTAKSGRPLLIIAEDIEGEALATLVVNKLRGVLNVCAVKAPGFGDRRKAMLEDIAVLTGGQVISEEVGFKLDQTTMDMLGRAKRITVDKDNTTIIDGDGKEEAIQGRVKQIRAQIEETTSDYDREKLQERLAKLVGGVAVIKVGAATEVEMKEKKARVEDALHATRAAVDEGIVPGGGVAYIRALSALDGTALATEQQFGVNVIKASLEAPIRQIAENAGIDASIVVDKVKNGKDAFGYNAAEDEYVDMLQAGIIDPTKVSRTALQNASSIAGLMLTTEALIAEKPKEEAAMPAMPGGGMGGMGGMGGMY; from the coding sequence ATGGCTGCAAAGATCATCAAATTCGACCAGGACGGTCGCAATGCCATCCTGAAAGGTGTCAACACCCTGGCTGACGCCGTGAAGGTAACTCTCGGTCCCAAGGGCCGCAATGTCGTTATCGACAAGTCCTTCGGCGCTCCGCTGATCACCAAGGACGGCGTGACTGTGGCCAAGGAAATCGAGCTGGATGACAAGTTCGAGAACATGGGCGCACAGCTGGTGAAGGAAGTCGCTTCCAAGACCTCCGACGTTGCCGGCGACGGTACCACCACCGCCACCGTTCTGGCCCAGGCCATCTACCGCCAGGGTTCCAAGCTGGTTGCCGCCGGTCACAACCCGATGGAAATCAAGCGCGGCATCGACAAGGCCGTTGAGACCATCGTGGCCGAACTGCAGAAGATCTCCAAGCCGATCAAGGACCACAAGGAAATCGCCCAGGTTGGCACCATCTCCGCCAACAACGACAAAACCATCGGCGACATCATTGCCGAGGCCATGGAAAAGGTCGGCAAAGAAGGCGTCATCACCGTCGAGGAAGCCAAATCCATGGACACCACCCTGGAGACCGTGGAAGGTATGCAGTTCGACCGCGGCTACCTCTCCCCCTACTTCGTGTCCGATCCGGAGCGCATGGAAGCTGCCCTGGAGAACGCCCTGATCCTGATCCACGACAAGAAGATCTCCAACATGAAGGACCTGCTCCCGGTGCTGGAGCAGACCGCCAAGTCCGGCCGTCCGCTGCTGATCATTGCCGAGGACATCGAGGGTGAGGCCCTGGCTACTCTGGTAGTCAACAAACTGCGCGGCGTGCTGAACGTTTGCGCCGTCAAGGCCCCCGGCTTCGGCGACCGCCGCAAAGCCATGCTGGAAGACATCGCTGTTCTGACCGGCGGCCAGGTGATCTCCGAAGAAGTCGGTTTCAAACTCGACCAGACCACCATGGACATGCTGGGCCGCGCCAAGCGCATCACCGTTGACAAGGACAACACCACCATCATCGACGGCGACGGTAAGGAAGAGGCCATCCAGGGCCGCGTCAAGCAGATCCGCGCCCAGATCGAAGAAACCACCAGCGATTACGACCGCGAGAAGCTCCAGGAGCGTCTGGCCAAGCTGGTTGGCGGCGTTGCCGTGATCAAAGTCGGTGCTGCCACCGAAGTCGAAATGAAAGAGAAAAAGGCCCGCGTGGAAGATGCTCTGCACGCAACCCGCGCAGCCGTTGACGAGGGTATCGTCCCCGGCGGCGGCGTGGCTTACATCCGTGCCCTGTCCGCTCTGGACGGTACCGCGCTGGCTACCGAGCAGCAGTTCGGTGTCAACGTGATCAAGGCCTCCCTGGAAGCACCGATCCGCCAGATCGCCGAGAACGCCGGCATCGACGCCTCGATCGTTGTCGACAAAGTCAAAAACGGCAAGGATGCCTTCGGTTACAACGCCGCTGAAGACGAGTATGTCGACATGCTGCAGGCCGGCATCATCGATCCGACCAAAGTTTCCCGCACCGCGCTGCAGAACGCTTCCTCCATCGCCGGTCTGATGCTGACCACCGAGGCGCTGATTGCCGAGAAGCCGAAGGAAGAAGCTGCAATGCCCGCTATGCCGGGCGGCGGCATGGGCGGCATGGGCGGCATGGGCGGTATGTACTAA
- the groES gene encoding co-chaperone GroES, whose amino-acid sequence MGKMNLRPLQDRIIVKRVEEETKTAGGIFIPETAKEKPQRGEIVAVGNGKKTEDGKVLPLDVKVGDKVLFGKYAGTEVKVDGNDYLMMREDDILAVIE is encoded by the coding sequence ATGGGCAAGATGAATTTGAGACCGCTGCAGGACCGCATCATCGTCAAGAGAGTCGAGGAAGAGACCAAGACCGCCGGTGGGATTTTTATCCCCGAAACCGCCAAGGAAAAGCCGCAGCGCGGCGAGATCGTGGCTGTCGGCAACGGCAAGAAGACCGAGGACGGCAAAGTGCTGCCGCTGGATGTCAAAGTGGGCGACAAAGTGCTGTTCGGCAAGTATGCCGGAACCGAAGTCAAGGTTGATGGGAATGACTATCTGATGATGCGTGAAGACGACATCCTCGCAGTTATCGAATAG
- the cobU gene encoding bifunctional adenosylcobinamide kinase/adenosylcobinamide-phosphate guanylyltransferase — translation MARIIYISGGTRSGKSTFAEKLALEFGAPLCYLATAQSLDSEMDERIGKHQQRRGPEWQTVEEPLHLSRALTCCDGAYHGILVDCLTLWLSNLLLLDENPGWETEERILEEVRRLADTLRDMTTPVIIVSNEVGMGIVPEHRLGRLFRDLAGQANQMVAAAADEAWLVASGIPLRLK, via the coding sequence ATGGCACGCATCATCTACATTTCCGGCGGGACCCGCAGCGGCAAGAGCACTTTTGCCGAAAAGCTGGCCCTTGAGTTCGGGGCGCCGCTGTGTTACCTGGCAACGGCCCAGTCCCTGGACAGCGAGATGGACGAGCGCATCGGCAAACACCAACAACGCCGCGGCCCGGAATGGCAGACCGTCGAGGAGCCGTTGCACCTGAGCCGGGCCCTGACCTGCTGCGATGGTGCCTATCACGGTATCCTGGTAGATTGCCTGACCTTGTGGCTTTCCAACCTGCTCCTGCTGGACGAGAATCCGGGCTGGGAGACGGAAGAACGGATCCTGGAGGAGGTGCGCCGTCTGGCCGACACCCTGCGGGACATGACCACGCCGGTGATCATCGTCTCCAACGAGGTCGGCATGGGCATCGTGCCGGAACACCGCCTGGGGCGCCTCTTCCGCGACCTGGCTGGACAGGCCAATCAAATGGTGGCCGCAGCGGCCGACGAGGCCTGGCTGGTGGCCAGCGGTATCCCATTGCGACTCAAATAA
- the cobT gene encoding nicotinate-nucleotide--dimethylbenzimidazole phosphoribosyltransferase, with protein sequence MDFIQQTLQRIQPVDATLMDKAQKRLDNKTKPPGSLGRLEEFSRRMAAIGGTEEPDLSKKVIFTFAGDHGIVEEGVSLYPSEVTAQMVFNFLGGGAGVNVLARHSGAEVRVVDVGVNYDFGDTPGLIHRKVARGTRNFAKGPAMTGDEMQAAVRVGIELADQCKAEGVALVGTGEMGIGNTTPSSAIIAAIAGKSVAEVTHRGTGINDAALANKIRVIEQGLTLNRPDPQDPLDVLTKVGGLEIAAIAGLVLGCAANSIPVVIDGFISTAGALIASELHPHVRDYIFAAHQSVEIGHRLMLERIGVRPVLDLDLRLGEGTGAALAMGLIEAGVKIMKEMATFEEAGVTK encoded by the coding sequence ATGGATTTCATACAACAGACCCTGCAGCGCATTCAGCCGGTTGACGCTACCCTGATGGACAAGGCCCAGAAAAGGCTCGACAACAAGACAAAACCCCCCGGCTCACTGGGCAGGCTGGAGGAGTTCTCGCGCCGCATGGCCGCCATCGGCGGCACCGAGGAGCCCGATCTGTCGAAGAAGGTGATCTTCACCTTTGCCGGCGACCACGGCATCGTCGAGGAGGGAGTATCTCTCTATCCCAGCGAGGTCACCGCTCAAATGGTCTTCAACTTCCTTGGCGGCGGCGCCGGGGTGAACGTGCTGGCCCGTCACAGCGGGGCTGAGGTGCGGGTGGTGGATGTGGGGGTCAACTACGACTTCGGCGATACGCCCGGGCTGATTCACCGCAAGGTCGCCCGCGGCACCCGCAATTTCGCTAAGGGACCGGCCATGACTGGTGATGAAATGCAGGCTGCGGTGCGAGTCGGCATTGAACTGGCCGATCAGTGCAAAGCCGAAGGAGTCGCCCTGGTCGGCACCGGCGAGATGGGGATCGGCAACACCACCCCCTCCTCGGCCATCATCGCCGCCATTGCGGGAAAGAGTGTGGCTGAGGTCACCCACCGCGGCACCGGGATAAACGATGCGGCCCTGGCCAACAAGATCCGGGTCATCGAGCAGGGACTGACACTGAACCGGCCAGATCCGCAGGACCCACTGGACGTCCTGACCAAGGTAGGGGGGCTGGAGATCGCCGCCATTGCCGGACTGGTACTGGGCTGTGCCGCAAATTCCATCCCGGTGGTGATCGACGGTTTCATCTCTACTGCCGGTGCACTGATCGCCTCGGAATTGCACCCACACGTTCGTGACTACATCTTCGCCGCCCACCAGTCGGTAGAAATCGGCCACCGACTCATGCTGGAGCGCATCGGCGTCCGGCCGGTCCTGGACCTGGACCTGCGGTTAGGTGAGGGAACCGGAGCGGCCCTGGCCATGGGGCTTATCGAGGCCGGGGTCAAGATCATGAAGGAAATGGCCACCTTCGAAGAAGCCGGCGTGACGAAATAA
- the cobS gene encoding adenosylcobinamide-GDP ribazoletransferase, with protein sequence MRLYLIAMQFLTIIPLPFDTRCQKEDLGRATALFPLAGLTIGVLLAGLNWLIAARLPRPLADALLITALTVITGALHLDGLADVCDGLAARGSRERFLTIMKDSHVGAAGAVAVALGLLLKWQALLAVPAELKWQALLFFPILSRFCQVQTIVRARAARSDGLGSAFADTADMGRIVIAAGITLAAAWLLMGPKGLATLALLALLTWLLRIWSHRRLGGITGDVIGCINELNEIVALILIAALPQF encoded by the coding sequence ATGCGCCTCTACCTGATCGCCATGCAGTTTCTGACCATCATCCCCCTCCCCTTTGACACACGCTGTCAGAAAGAGGACCTGGGGCGGGCCACGGCTCTGTTTCCCCTGGCCGGGCTGACCATCGGCGTCCTGCTGGCCGGACTGAACTGGCTGATAGCTGCCAGGCTGCCGCGCCCCCTGGCGGATGCCCTGCTGATCACGGCCCTGACTGTCATCACCGGCGCCCTGCACCTGGACGGGCTGGCCGATGTCTGCGACGGGCTGGCGGCACGCGGCAGCAGGGAGCGTTTCCTGACGATCATGAAGGATTCCCATGTTGGCGCAGCCGGTGCGGTGGCCGTTGCGCTGGGGCTGCTGCTCAAGTGGCAAGCCCTGCTGGCAGTGCCGGCTGAGCTCAAATGGCAGGCGCTGCTGTTTTTCCCCATACTGAGCCGCTTCTGCCAGGTACAGACGATTGTCCGTGCCCGCGCCGCGCGCAGCGATGGCCTCGGTTCAGCCTTTGCCGACACTGCGGATATGGGCAGGATCGTGATCGCAGCCGGGATAACCCTGGCGGCGGCCTGGCTGCTGATGGGTCCCAAGGGGCTGGCCACGCTGGCCTTGTTGGCACTGTTGACCTGGCTGCTCAGAATCTGGTCCCACCGCAGGCTGGGTGGCATCACCGGCGATGTGATCGGCTGCATCAACGAGCTGAACGAGATTGTGGCATTGATCCTGATCGCGGCACTGCCGCAGTTCTAA
- the pabB gene encoding aminodeoxychorismate synthase component I translates to MPAVSPRHPIALLESFSPDPSARSFRFEGLLSTIVAFTPDEVSPALARVEREVADGRHAAGYVAYEAAPGLNPHLAVGQPAGLPLVWFGIFAERHSISSGEYSGESGPCQVSSPELDIDHDRYTADVAAIREAIAAGDTYQVNFTTRQRFTVSGDAFTLYRRMCRNQRAPFCAWLDIGSHRILSASPELFFSLRDNLLTMKPMKGTAPRGPGFDEDRRRREQLAASQKDRAENLMIVDLVRNDLAMIAETGSVAVPALFEVETYPTVHQMTSTVTARIRPEAGLIDILRALFPCGSVTGAPKRRTMEIIRDLEETSRGVYCGAIGYLSPGREAVFSVAIRTAVVEAATGTGEIGIGSGITWDSDAEAEWRECLTKSAFMFRDSGEFQLIESLRHDDDGYLLLDRHLQRLAQSAAYLGYRFEEEPLRRRLSELGLELSGVNKVRILLDQNGNTTVESQAIDDLGQAAPPAPIALAGQRVNARDPFLYHKTTRRAIFDSARQEHPDCYDVILLNQQDQLTEGSFNTLVISQGGELLTPALECGLLPGVLRAELLAVGAIREAVLTAEDLKRAERIWLLNSVRGWRECKLKD, encoded by the coding sequence ATGCCTGCCGTCTCGCCCCGTCATCCGATCGCCCTGCTAGAGTCCTTCTCTCCTGATCCTTCCGCCCGTTCTTTCCGCTTCGAGGGTCTGCTGTCAACCATTGTCGCCTTCACCCCCGACGAGGTGTCTCCGGCGCTAGCCCGGGTGGAGCGGGAGGTGGCAGATGGGAGACATGCGGCCGGTTATGTCGCCTACGAGGCTGCGCCGGGACTGAACCCGCACCTGGCTGTCGGCCAACCGGCCGGGCTGCCGCTGGTCTGGTTCGGCATCTTTGCCGAACGGCACAGCATCTCATCCGGAGAGTATTCGGGCGAGAGCGGTCCCTGCCAGGTCTCCTCACCGGAACTCGACATCGACCACGACCGCTACACCGCCGACGTGGCTGCCATCCGTGAGGCCATTGCAGCGGGCGACACCTACCAGGTCAACTTCACTACCCGGCAGCGCTTCACCGTCAGCGGCGATGCCTTCACGCTCTACCGCCGCATGTGCCGCAACCAGCGGGCCCCTTTCTGTGCCTGGCTCGATATCGGAAGCCACCGCATCCTGTCCGCCTCGCCGGAACTGTTCTTCTCGCTCAGGGACAACCTTTTGACCATGAAACCGATGAAGGGGACCGCACCGCGCGGGCCCGGTTTCGATGAAGACCGGCGTCGGCGCGAACAGTTGGCCGCCAGTCAGAAGGACCGGGCCGAGAACCTGATGATCGTGGACCTGGTGCGCAACGATCTGGCCATGATCGCCGAGACCGGCAGCGTTGCGGTGCCGGCGTTGTTCGAGGTGGAGACCTACCCCACCGTGCACCAGATGACCTCCACCGTCACGGCCCGCATTCGGCCCGAAGCGGGACTGATCGACATCCTGCGGGCGCTGTTCCCGTGCGGCTCGGTCACCGGCGCCCCCAAGCGCCGCACCATGGAGATCATCCGGGATCTGGAGGAGACATCGCGGGGTGTCTACTGCGGGGCCATCGGCTATCTCTCCCCCGGACGCGAGGCGGTCTTCAGCGTCGCCATCCGGACCGCGGTGGTGGAAGCAGCCACCGGTACAGGCGAGATCGGCATCGGCAGCGGCATCACCTGGGATTCCGATGCGGAAGCCGAATGGCGGGAATGCCTGACAAAATCGGCCTTCATGTTCCGGGACAGCGGTGAGTTTCAGTTGATCGAATCGCTGCGCCACGATGATGATGGCTACCTGCTGCTCGACCGTCACCTGCAGCGTCTGGCGCAGTCAGCGGCCTATTTGGGATACCGTTTCGAGGAGGAGCCTCTGCGCCGGCGACTTTCGGAACTGGGGCTGGAACTGTCGGGAGTTAACAAGGTACGCATCCTGCTGGATCAGAATGGGAACACGACCGTGGAGTCGCAGGCGATCGACGATCTCGGTCAGGCCGCCCCACCCGCCCCCATCGCACTGGCCGGGCAGCGGGTGAATGCCCGCGATCCGTTCCTGTACCACAAGACCACCCGCCGGGCCATCTTCGACAGTGCCAGGCAGGAACATCCCGATTGCTACGACGTGATCCTGCTCAATCAGCAGGATCAGCTGACCGAGGGTTCCTTCAATACGCTGGTGATCTCACAGGGTGGCGAACTGCTGACTCCGGCGCTCGAATGCGGGCTGCTGCCGGGGGTGCTGCGTGCGGAGCTGCTGGCTGTCGGCGCCATCCGGGAGGCGGTGCTGACCGCCGAGGACCTGAAGCGGGCCGAGCGGATCTGGCTGCTGAACTCGGTGCGTGGCTGGCGGGAATGTAAACTGAAAGACTGA
- the thiC gene encoding phosphomethylpyrimidine synthase ThiC, producing MLTQIESARQGILTPQMAAVAQVEQLSPDYILQMVATGKIVIPWNHVRKPARIAGIGKGLSTKVNASIGTSSDIVDYAAEVAKARAAQQAGADTLMELSVGGDLDRVRREVIAAVELPVGNVPLYQAFCEAARKYGDPNKLDEELLFDLIERQCADGMAFMAVHCGINLYTIERLRKQGYRYGGLVSKGGVSMVAWMLANNRENPLYEKFDRVVAILKKYDTVLSLGNGLRAGAIHDSSDRAQIQELLINCELAEIGRDMGCQMLVEGPGHVPLDEVEGNIQLQKRMSGGAPYYMLGPIATDVAPGFDHITAAIGAAQSSRYGADLICYITPAEHLALPTEQDVRDGVKAAKVAAYIGDMNKYPEKGRQRDKEMSKARRDLDWEKQFQLALYPEDARAIRASRTPEDEATCTMCGDFCASRGAGKLFAGDLKGDKI from the coding sequence ATGCTGACCCAGATCGAATCCGCCCGCCAGGGCATTCTGACCCCCCAGATGGCCGCCGTGGCACAGGTCGAACAACTTTCCCCCGACTACATCCTGCAGATGGTAGCCACAGGTAAGATCGTCATTCCCTGGAACCATGTCCGCAAGCCGGCCCGCATCGCCGGCATCGGCAAGGGGCTTTCCACCAAGGTCAACGCCTCCATCGGCACCTCTTCGGATATCGTCGATTATGCTGCCGAGGTAGCCAAGGCACGGGCCGCCCAGCAGGCAGGGGCCGATACGCTGATGGAGCTGTCGGTGGGGGGGGACCTGGACCGGGTTCGGCGCGAAGTGATCGCCGCAGTGGAACTGCCGGTGGGCAACGTGCCGCTCTACCAGGCCTTCTGCGAGGCGGCCCGGAAATACGGCGATCCCAACAAACTGGACGAAGAGCTGCTGTTCGACCTGATCGAGCGCCAGTGCGCCGACGGCATGGCCTTCATGGCCGTGCACTGCGGCATCAACCTCTACACCATCGAGCGGCTCAGAAAGCAGGGCTACCGCTATGGCGGGCTGGTCAGCAAGGGGGGGGTCAGCATGGTGGCCTGGATGCTGGCCAATAACCGCGAGAATCCGCTGTACGAGAAGTTCGACCGGGTGGTGGCGATCCTCAAGAAATACGACACGGTGCTCTCCCTGGGCAACGGCCTCAGGGCCGGCGCGATCCACGACTCATCCGACCGGGCCCAGATCCAGGAGCTCTTGATCAACTGCGAGCTGGCCGAGATCGGCCGCGACATGGGTTGCCAGATGCTGGTGGAGGGGCCGGGGCATGTACCGCTGGACGAGGTCGAGGGTAACATCCAGTTGCAGAAGCGCATGAGCGGCGGCGCCCCCTACTACATGCTGGGACCGATCGCCACCGACGTGGCCCCCGGCTTCGACCACATCACCGCCGCCATCGGGGCGGCCCAGTCCAGCCGCTACGGCGCCGATCTGATCTGCTACATCACCCCGGCCGAACACCTGGCCCTGCCGACCGAACAGGACGTGCGCGATGGTGTCAAGGCGGCCAAGGTGGCGGCCTACATCGGCGACATGAACAAGTACCCCGAGAAGGGCCGGCAGAGGGACAAGGAGATGTCCAAGGCGCGCCGCGACCTGGACTGGGAGAAACAGTTCCAGCTGGCGCTCTACCCCGAGGATGCCCGTGCCATCCGTGCCAGCCGCACACCGGAGGACGAGGCCACCTGCACCATGTGCGGCGACTTCTGTGCCTCGCGCGGGGCGGGAAAACTGTTTGCCGGTGATCTGAAGGGTGATAAGATCTGA
- the cobC gene encoding alpha-ribazole phosphatase: MTPATRIHLLRHGQVAGYDQPRYNGQTDVALTDLGIEQYHRLKDHLAERPISACYTSDLTRCRTGADIICSRLGIEPVPRHELRELNIGIWEGLSWQEITERWPDEWQARLADLVNYRVPNGENLLDVEARVMPVITEILDRHRGQEVLVVGHGGVNRIILLNAIGAPLKSAFNIEQNYGCHNIIDYYVDDRTTVKLLNYQVT, from the coding sequence ATGACACCCGCCACGCGCATCCACCTGCTCCGCCACGGCCAGGTGGCGGGGTACGACCAGCCGCGTTACAACGGCCAGACGGACGTAGCCCTGACAGATCTCGGCATCGAACAGTACCATCGCCTGAAGGACCATCTGGCCGAGCGGCCGATCTCCGCCTGCTACACCAGCGATCTCACCCGCTGCCGCACCGGCGCCGACATCATCTGCAGCCGGCTCGGCATCGAACCGGTCCCGCGCCACGAATTGCGCGAACTGAACATCGGCATCTGGGAGGGGCTCTCCTGGCAGGAGATCACCGAGCGTTGGCCGGACGAATGGCAGGCCCGCCTGGCCGATCTGGTCAATTATCGTGTACCGAACGGCGAGAACCTGCTGGATGTGGAGGCGCGGGTCATGCCGGTGATTACCGAGATCCTCGACCGGCACCGCGGTCAGGAGGTCCTGGTGGTGGGACATGGCGGCGTCAACCGCATCATCCTGCTGAACGCCATCGGAGCGCCCTTGAAAAGCGCGTTCAACATCGAGCAGAACTACGGCTGCCACAACATCATCGACTACTACGTCGACGACCGGACCACGGTCAAGCTGCTCAACTATCAGGTGACCTGA
- a CDS encoding YajD family HNH nuclease: protein MARGPKTVKLPSAEDAALLVKKMRGEVDSNTNYRSKSLRIHGPVCARCGREFDAANLHQLTVHHRDGNHDNNPPDGSNWENLCNHCHDDVHARELLGEYLSKP, encoded by the coding sequence ATGGCGCGCGGCCCGAAAACGGTCAAGCTGCCCAGTGCCGAGGATGCCGCCCTGCTGGTGAAGAAAATGCGGGGCGAAGTGGACAGCAACACCAACTACCGCAGCAAATCCCTCAGGATTCACGGCCCGGTCTGCGCCCGCTGCGGCCGTGAATTCGATGCCGCCAACCTGCACCAGTTGACCGTCCACCACAGGGACGGCAATCACGACAACAATCCCCCCGACGGCAGCAACTGGGAAAACCTCTGCAACCATTGCCATGACGACGTCCATGCCCGCGAGTTGCTGGGGGAGTACCTCAGCAAACCGTAA
- a CDS encoding ubiquinol-cytochrome c reductase iron-sulfur subunit, protein MDTSRRNVLLAALGALMTAAAGSVFYPLFRYLAPASTAVTKKKVTLQLKEIPEGGAKFFEFEGLAAVLVKQKGGGVAAFSAVCTHLGCIVQWQQGQNQFLCPCHGGQFSSEGAVLGGPPPKPLAKLPFTVNGDSVTIG, encoded by the coding sequence ATGGATACAAGCAGACGCAACGTGCTGTTGGCAGCCCTCGGCGCCCTGATGACCGCTGCCGCCGGGTCGGTCTTCTACCCGCTCTTCCGCTACCTGGCTCCCGCCAGTACTGCCGTGACCAAGAAAAAGGTGACACTGCAGCTGAAGGAGATTCCCGAGGGGGGAGCCAAGTTTTTCGAATTCGAGGGGCTGGCAGCCGTGCTGGTAAAACAGAAAGGGGGAGGCGTGGCCGCCTTCTCGGCCGTCTGCACCCACCTGGGCTGCATCGTGCAGTGGCAGCAAGGCCAAAATCAGTTCCTGTGCCCCTGCCATGGGGGACAGTTCTCGAGTGAAGGAGCCGTGCTGGGTGGACCGCCCCCCAAGCCGCTGGCTAAACTGCCATTCACGGTCAACGGCGATAGCGTAACCATCGGATAA
- a CDS encoding cytochrome bc complex cytochrome b subunit has protein sequence MSIPEKIYRWLDVRIGVGELAEKELTGYHLPVTINVWYSLGSVLLFSLALQVVTGILLLVYYVPDADKAFASVTAIMNDVPFGWLIRMCHAVGSNMMVAVLLLHMFSVLFMGSYKRPRELSWLSGFILLNMVMGISLTGYLLPWSQLSFWATTVATNSAGAIPLIGDELVQFLRGGRLVGPYTLGRFFALHVAVIPLGIALLVGVHLFLLKRIGISAPPSGQKDSRVRWKGDSYRYEEHPGGIPFYPNYVVQDMSSICFYLALFLLVVFFDPYIFFPKDAFIPANPFQTPAHIKPEWYFLPNYQTLKIFPSEFMGLMAQGLAMTFLALLPFVDRNPERHPLKRPLFLACAIGGILLWIGLMIWGHYS, from the coding sequence ATGTCGATACCGGAAAAAATCTATCGCTGGCTGGATGTACGCATCGGCGTCGGCGAACTCGCCGAAAAGGAACTGACCGGTTACCACCTGCCGGTCACGATCAATGTCTGGTACTCGCTCGGAAGCGTATTGCTGTTCTCCCTGGCGCTCCAGGTAGTAACCGGCATCCTGCTTCTGGTCTACTATGTGCCGGACGCGGACAAGGCCTTTGCCAGCGTCACGGCCATCATGAACGACGTGCCCTTTGGCTGGCTGATCCGCATGTGCCATGCGGTCGGTTCGAACATGATGGTGGCGGTACTGCTGCTGCACATGTTCTCGGTACTCTTCATGGGCAGCTACAAGCGGCCGCGCGAGCTTTCCTGGCTCTCCGGCTTCATACTGCTCAACATGGTGATGGGCATCTCCCTGACCGGCTATCTGCTCCCCTGGAGCCAGCTCTCCTTCTGGGCCACCACCGTTGCCACCAACAGCGCCGGCGCCATCCCCCTGATCGGCGACGAGCTGGTGCAATTCCTGCGCGGGGGACGGCTGGTCGGTCCTTACACGCTCGGCCGCTTCTTTGCACTGCACGTGGCAGTGATCCCGCTGGGCATTGCCCTGCTGGTGGGGGTGCACCTGTTCCTGCTCAAGCGCATCGGCATCTCCGCTCCCCCGTCCGGACAGAAGGACTCGCGCGTCCGCTGGAAAGGGGACAGCTACCGCTACGAGGAGCATCCCGGAGGAATCCCCTTCTACCCCAACTACGTGGTCCAGGACATGAGTTCGATCTGTTTCTACCTGGCCCTGTTCCTGCTGGTGGTGTTCTTCGATCCGTATATCTTTTTCCCCAAAGACGCCTTCATTCCCGCCAACCCGTTCCAGACCCCGGCCCACATTAAGCCGGAATGGTACTTCCTGCCCAACTACCAGACCCTGAAGATATTCCCCAGCGAATTCATGGGTCTCATGGCGCAGGGGCTCGCCATGACGTTCCTGGCGTTGCTGCCGTTCGTCGACCGCAATCCGGAACGGCATCCGCTCAAGCGGCCGCTCTTTCTGGCCTGTGCCATCGGCGGGATACTTCTCTGGATCGGTCTGATGATATGGGGGCACTACTCATGA